One Chaetodon trifascialis isolate fChaTrf1 chromosome 13, fChaTrf1.hap1, whole genome shotgun sequence DNA segment encodes these proteins:
- the LOC139341454 gene encoding uncharacterized protein — MEAIKEAVWSYLQGLPDDLLTALLDELGVASLEDLTLLEENDLVKYLKPIQCRKLLNGIKQEFPSVKLPKYSSFTWPIVQLFKLSKHCKLFTAWQAMACRLPGELGPDEGMGGAERAEPLMEKTYIILRKYLNSVPAPAMVEIKAEWPFLFSQRGLYSHICLLTDIAVLSKLEEALNHRGCTFLLFCQQLDKPAIKEVQASFDPEASEKAASIFLLLLTYFKKPKENILLEADPCATAADVQRTAALPTTPCLNIQGYIMRPSAWMLSIEGEVVMGPHPNAMHGVAAFFSSFYTFNLEYPAVRAYTLEFIQRSFCNPDKRSKSRKSTTINPQVSTLLRKIIDFEWST; from the exons ATGGAAGCTATAAAGGAAGCAGTTTGGTCGTATTTACAGGGTCTCCCTGATGACCTGCTGACAGCGCTACTAGATGAGCTTGGAGTGGCGAGTTTGGAGGATCTTACATTATTGGAGGAGAATGATCTTGTCAAATACCTGAAGCCAATCCAGTGTCGGAAGTTGCTGAATGGTATTAAGCAAG AGTTCCCCAGCGTCAAGCTGCCCAAGTACTCCTCCTTCACATGGCCTATTGTCCAACTCTTCAAGCTCTCCAAGCACTGCAAGCTCTTCACAGCCTGGCAGGCCATGGCATGCAGACTTCCAGGTGAACTGGGGCCAGAT GAAGGGAtgggtggagcagagagagcagaaccTCTGATGGAGAAGACCTACATCATCTTGCGCAAATACCTCAACAGTGTGCCTGCACCAGCGATGGTAGAGATCAAAGCAGAATGGCCTTTTCTATTCTCTCAGAGAGGACTCTATTCCCACATTTGCCTCCTGACAGACATTGCTGTCCTTAGCAAACTGGAAGAGGCCCTGAACCACAGAGGCTGTACTTTTCTACTGTTCTGCCAGCAGCTAGACAAACCTGCTATCAAGGAAGTTCAAGCCAGCTTTGATCCAGAGGCTTCAGAAAAGGCTGCCAGCATCTTCCTTCTCCTACTGACCTACTTTAAGAAGCCCAAGGAAAACATCTTGCTCGAGGCTGAT CCCTGTGCCACTGCAGCTGATGTCCAGCGTACAGCAGCACTACCAACCACCCCCTGCTTGAACATACAAG GTTACATAATGAGGCCTTCAGCATGGATGCTGTCTATCGAGGGGGAGGTTGTGATGGGCCCACACCCAAATGCCATGCATGGGGTGGCTGCATTCTTCAGCAGCTTCTACACTTTCAATTTGGAGTATCCTGCGGTTAGGGCCTACACACTGGAGTTCATACAAAG GAGCTTTTGCAACCCAGACAAGCGCTCCAAATCCAGAAAGAGCACGACAATCAACCCTCAAGTGAGCACCCTTCTGCGCAAGATCATTGATTTTGAATGGTCTACATAG